A DNA window from Coffea arabica cultivar ET-39 chromosome 6c, Coffea Arabica ET-39 HiFi, whole genome shotgun sequence contains the following coding sequences:
- the LOC113692602 gene encoding pentatricopeptide repeat-containing protein At1g80270, mitochondrial-like: MLVILGRPSLKMSWGYLVLRLMMERELCSKQLSSVLCKAILAAPALSVHEVVDHWIEEGNEVTRSVIASTTFHLHKRQMFESALEFSESLELEGHEFGERDFASHVDLIAKVHGLQETESYIANIPKSFQGEVVYRTLLANCVPVGNVQKAEEVFNEMKDLGFPITNIACNQLLFLYKRSDKKKIADVLLLMEKDKVKPSLFTYKQLIDVKGQSNDITGMENIVETMKDDGLEPDFTIKDLLAKHYISSGLKERAENLWR; this comes from the exons ATGCTGGTAATATTGGGGAGGCCAAGCCTCAAAATGAGCTGGGGGTATCTGGTATTGAGACTGATGATGGAAAGAGAACTCTGCAGTAAACAACTTTCTTCCGTATTGTGCAAGGCCATATTGGCTGCTCCAGCTTTATCTGTTCATGAGGTTGTAGACCACTGGATTGAAGAAGGAAATGAAGTAACTCGATCAGTAATAGCATCAACCACGTTCCATCTGCACAAGAGACAGATGTTTGAAAGCGCTTTAGAG TTCTCAGAGTCGTTGGAGTTGGAAGGCCACGAGTTTGGTGAGAGAGATTTTGCTTCTCATGTTGATTTGATTGCCAAAGTGCATGGTCTTCAGGAGACAGAAAGTTATATTGCAAATATCCCAAAATCCTTCCAAGGTGAAGTTGTTTATCGTACACTATTAGCCAATTGTGTTCCTGTAGGAAATGTGCAGAAAGCTGAGGAGGTTTTCAATGAGATGAAGGATCTGGGATTCCCAATTACAAACATTGCTTGTAATCAGTTGCTTTTTTTGTATAAGAGGTCAGACAAGAAGAAAATTGCTGATGTTCTATTGTTGATGGAGAAGGATAAGGTAAAGCCTTCTCTATTCACATACAAACAATTGATAGATGTCAAAGGTCAATCAAATGACATCACTGGCATGGAGAACATAGTTGAGACAATGAAGGATGATGGTTTAGAACCTGATTTTACTATAAAAGACTTGTTAGCTAAGCATTACATCTCTAGTGGGCTGAAAGAGAGAGCTGAGAATCTGTGGAGATGA
- the LOC113692603 gene encoding putative F-box protein At2g33200, with amino-acid sequence MADWSQLPYDIIQMIAIRLDAVEDFLAFSAVCSSWRSFYVTKKWTPGPQVPWLMLSDNENSNMRSFFSLYRDKVYELELPEACGRRCWGSSDGWLVTIGSDLEIHLLNAFTRDQIRLPAASTFRFLFNVAVDWYQLIEKAILMRKPSQSTASKEDFLIVAIYGPLRQLAFTKPGYASWITVEESFQYRIMDVACLKDQIFAISATGTLLVVDINSHLPEIEHIAAPPHEWARDQIFLVESFGELLMIYQNVYVGNLNHTGDPVQFDVFKFDFGAREWTQIMDLGDRAIFLGDNISMSVSATNLINIRGNSIYFIGSKVEHWWRYDEHFVDRDSGVYHMASRIVEPFYFGSQLDRKYKAFSPNMDEFSVITAKNHRFGARISLFCYDLETTRCALENCNSGYTGSQQMISSRYLSPTWFFNASCDSQKLLSGTRSFTSQAGTESSGQDDVTWRMGLPSLGLQLLLISLMKAMQFMKMRMI; translated from the exons ATGGCTGACTGGTCCCAGCTTCCATACGATATCATTCAAATGATTGCAATTCGATTAGATGCTGTTGAAGATTTTCTAGCATTTTCTGCTGTTTGCAGTTCTTGGAGATCATTTTACGTGACCAAAAAATGGACTCCAGGTCCTCAAGTGCCTTGGCTAATGCTCTCTGATAATGAAAACAGTAACATGAGGAGTTTCTTTAGCTTGTACAGAGATAAGGTATACGAATTGGAGCTGCCTGAAGCTTGTGGTCGGAGGTGCTGGGGATCCTCTGATGGGTGGCTTGTAACTATAGGCAGTGACCTCGAAATCCATCTTTTGAATGCTTTTACCAGAGACCAAATAAGACTGCCTGCAGCAAGTACATTCCGGTTCCTCTTCAACGTAGCAGTTGATTGGTATCAGTTGATAGAGAAGGCCATTCTGATGAGGAAACCAAGCCAATCGACTGCTAGCAAAGAGGATTTCCTGATTGTGGCGATTTATGGTCCTCTAAGGCAGCTGGCCTTTACCAAACCAGGCTATGCTTCATGGATAACCGTTGAAGAATCATTTCAGTATAGGATCATGGATGTTGCTTGCCTCAAAGATCAAATCTTTGCCATTTCTGCCACTGGTACCCTTCTTGTTGTTGACATCAATTCGCATCTCCCAGAGATTGAGCACATTGCAGCACCCCCACATGAATGGGCCAGGGACCAAATATTTTTGGTGGAATCGTTCGGAGAACTTTTGATGATTTACCAAAACGTCTATGTTGGTAATTTAAATCATACAGGTGATCCAGTACAGTTTGACGTGTTTAAATTTGATTTCGGCGCAAGAGAATGGACACAAATAATGGATTTGGGAGATCGAGCAATCTTTCTTGGTGATAACATATCCATGTCTGTTTCTGCAACCAACTTGATCAACATCAGAGGGAATAGCATCTATTTCATTGGTAGTAAAGTTGAACATTGGTGGAGATATGATGAGCATTTCGTGGATCGTGATTCTGGGGTGTATCACATGGCTAGCAggattgttgaaccattttaCTTTG GATCACAGCTTGACAG AAAGTACAAGGCATTTTCACCTAATATGGATGAGTTCTCTGTTATTACTGCAAA GAATCACAGATTTGGAGCGAGGATTTCCCTATTTTGCTATGATTTAGAGACAACAAGGTGTGCATTGGAGAACTGCAATTCAGGTTATACTGGATCTCAACAAATGATATCCAGTAGATATCTGTCTCCGACATGGTTCTTCAACGCAAGTTGTGATTCTCAAAAATTACTTTCAGGAACCCGCAGTTTCACTTCTCAGGCTGGCACTGAGAGTAGTGGACAAGATGATGTGACTTGGAGAATGGGTTTACCGAGTTTGGGACTTCAACTACTTCTGATCTCTTTAATGAAAGCCATGCAGTTCATGAAAATGAGGATGATTTAA
- the LOC113692601 gene encoding pentatricopeptide repeat-containing protein At1g80270, mitochondrial, giving the protein MMLPLRRAFNPFRKQSFRVGTSQICNELETARCIVENCNSGYTGPHQMISNKHLSLTRFFNTTCDSPKLLLGTRSFASQAGTKSSGEDDDDDLEDGFSELETSTTSNITNESDATHRNEDDLISEPELSEEDDDDIGLDKPQDELELSDAEDDKGKKTLQKTASSELFKVILAAPGLSVHKVVDKWLEEGNEVTRSEIAYTMLNLRKRRMFGRALQLSEWLELKGGHEFGEREYASRLDLIAKVRGIEKAENYIQNIPKSFRGEILYRTLLANCVTVANLKKAEDVFNKMKDLEFPITSFACNQLLLLYKRCDKKKIADVLLLMEKDNVKPSLFTYKILIDAKGQSNDITGMEKIVETMKDDDIKPDFATKALLARHYISGGLKEKAESLLQEMEGVDIKENRWACHSFLRLYADLGKADEVHRIWKVCESRPRLLECLAAIEAWGKLKKVEEAEAVFESMAKKWSKLSGKHYSALLKVYANQKLLDKGKDLVKRMADSNCYIGPLTWDALVKLYVDAGEVEKADSILQKAAEQNRMRPLFSSFMAIMDQYSKRGDVHNTEKLFHKMRKVGYVSRIRQYQSVVQAYINAKTPVYGFHERMKADNIFPNRALAAQLAQVDPFKKTAVSDLLD; this is encoded by the exons ATGATGTTGCCTCTTCGTCGAGCCTTTAATCCTTTCCG GAAACAAAGTTTTAGGGTTGGGACTTCCCAAATTTGCAATGAATTAGAAACAGCAAGGTGCATAGTGGAGAACTGCAATTCAGGATATACTGGACCTCATCAAATGATATCCAATAAGCATTTGTCTCTGACACGATTCTTCAACACAACATGtgattctccaaaattacttcTGGGTACCCGCAGTTTTGCTTCTCAGGCTGGCACAAAGAGCAGTggagaagatgatgatgatgatttggAGGATGGGTTTTCTGAACTTGAAACTTCAACTACCTCTAATATCACTAATGAAAGTGATGCAACGCACAGAAATGAGGATGATTTAATCTCTGAACCAGAACTCTCTGAAGAGGATGATGATGACATTGGGTTGGACAAACCTCAAGATGAGCTGGAATTATCAGATGCTGAGGACGACAAAGGCAAGAAAACTCTGCAGAAAACTGCTTCATCAGAATTGTTCAAGGTCATTTTGGCTGCTCCAGGTTTATCTGTTCATAAGGTTGTAGACAAATGGCTTGAAGAAGGAAATGAAGTGACCCGCTCTGAAATAGCATATACCATGCTCAATCTGCGCAAGCGACGGATGTTTGGGAGGGCTTTGCAG CTCTCAGAGTGGTTGGAGTTGAAAGGTGGTCATGAGTTTGGTGAGAGAGAATATGCTTCTCGTCTTGATTTGATTGCCAAAGTGCGTGGTATTGAGAAGGCAGAAAATTACATTCAGAACATCCCAAAATCcttcagaggtgaaattctttaTCGTACTCTATTAGCTAATTGTGTGACTGTAGCAAATCTGAAAAAGGCTGAGGATGTTTTCAATAAGATGAAGGATCTGGAGTTCCCAATTACTAGCTTTGCTTGTAACCAGTTGCTGCTTTTGTATAAGAGGTGTGATAAGAAGAAAATTGCTGATGTTCTGTTGTTGATGGAGAAGGATAATGTAAAGCCTTCCCTCTTCACatataaaattttgatagaCGCTAAAGGTCAATCAAATGACATTACTGGGATGGAAAAAATTGTGGAGACAATGAAGGATGACGACATAAAACCTGATTTTGCAACAAAAGCCTTATTAGCTAGGCACTACATCTCTGGCGGGCTAAAGGAGAAAGCTGAGAGTCTGTTGCAGGAGATGGAGGGAGTAGATATAAAAGAAAACCGTTGGGCCTGCCACTCTTTCCTTCGTCTATATGCAGACCTTGGAAAAGCTGATGAAGTTCACAGAATATGGAAAGTTTGTGAATCTAGACCGCGGCTTCTGGAATGCCTAGCAGCTATTGAAGCTTGGGGAAAGCTAAAGAAGGTCGAAGAAGCAGAAGCAGTCTTTGAATCTATGGCAAAAAAATGGAGTAAGCTGTCTGGGAAGCACTATTCGGCTCTACTGAAAGTCTATGCAAATCAGAAATTGCTGGACAAAGGAAAGGATCTTGTGAAGCGGATGGCCGATAGTAACTGCTATATAGGGCCACTGACTTGGGATGCGCTTGTTAAGCTTTATGTTGATGCTGGTGAAGTGGAAAAGGCTGACTCCATACTACAGAAGGCTGCAGAACAGAACCGGATGAGACCACTGTTTAGTTCTTTTATGGCCATTATGGATCAGTATTCGAAGAGAGGTGATGTACACAATACTGAGAAGCTGTTCCACAAGATGAGAAAAGTGGGGTATGTATCCCGTATTCGACAGTATCAATCGGTTGTTCAGGCCTATATTAATGCCAAGACCCCTGTATATGGTTTCCATGAGAGGATGAAGGCCGACAATATATTCCCCAACAGAGCGTTGGCAGCTCAATTGGCTCAGGTGGATCCCTTTAAAAAGACGGCAGTTTCAGACTTGCTCGATTAA